A region from the Haloarchaeobius salinus genome encodes:
- a CDS encoding DUF2254 domain-containing protein: MTSWNERIGETSSIFGIGAALIGFVSLTGWLAAKHSGAIISATAPGTLADVLFTSQASVVAIVFSLTYVGVQLTSPQYSPRLTWLFTENSHLQLTLIVVSVSLFLDVVVLVGSGLIPPTLRLATVASMIVLAAVSFAAITEYALRSLTLATPSGVIAAYQTKVTPERYISDIRNTRTSRRIDENPLRGFYEFLCAQIDDGSNSTLSNGFEVMTVKSEEITRSVLDSQLGDSSSTQTVDRSQTANLPLIRGIDTTQEEEVREQNNVECSTELVPLPDEAGISGESLFRPLLVEFIPTLARKADESDAGDAALTCLKHLREAHEQGLEYGSEAVVRLSHEGFRTTLRDETETSVSAELELMSWYFALVELRETAKIDSEDHYRFLAAELESYRNLLENEERTEFYADYSVFEGAFMTAIRILRSAIDSGPGDPDVEIRDLWHLELDSYAARTALIIATFRLLCSLTELAVTDTGEQDMCVSPSTLHRTWSSVAQAASRLEAAPAIPFYRGLIETGFVISVKTDGDQSADPVRKWQKTISQVHEDAPSAVEEAFKRVYPQTGTRRRRTATLPQPLLRLSEFKPIREHEHADRILPKLHPTAQSQDPQRPR, encoded by the coding sequence GTGACAAGTTGGAACGAGCGGATTGGTGAGACAAGCTCTATTTTCGGAATAGGCGCGGCTCTCATCGGGTTTGTCTCCTTAACCGGTTGGCTGGCCGCTAAGCACAGCGGCGCGATTATTTCGGCCACGGCTCCTGGAACACTAGCAGACGTTCTGTTCACAAGCCAAGCGAGTGTTGTTGCGATTGTGTTCTCGCTGACGTATGTCGGCGTGCAGTTGACGAGTCCTCAATACTCACCGAGACTCACCTGGCTATTCACGGAAAATAGCCATCTTCAGCTGACACTGATAGTTGTCAGTGTTTCACTTTTTCTCGATGTCGTGGTTCTCGTCGGGTCGGGTTTAATCCCTCCCACGCTACGGCTCGCTACAGTCGCATCAATGATTGTGCTAGCAGCAGTAAGCTTTGCTGCTATCACTGAGTACGCCCTCCGCTCCCTAACACTTGCCACGCCGTCGGGGGTTATCGCTGCCTATCAAACAAAGGTCACCCCGGAAAGATACATCAGTGACATACGGAACACAAGAACATCTCGACGTATCGATGAGAACCCCCTACGTGGATTTTACGAGTTTCTGTGTGCCCAAATCGACGACGGCTCAAATTCGACGCTGTCGAATGGATTCGAAGTTATGACGGTAAAATCTGAGGAGATAACCCGGTCAGTTCTTGATTCCCAGCTCGGAGATTCGTCCAGTACACAAACTGTTGATCGGTCTCAGACAGCGAATCTTCCCCTGATTCGGGGGATTGATACGACCCAGGAAGAAGAGGTACGAGAACAAAACAATGTAGAATGCAGTACCGAACTGGTTCCACTCCCTGATGAAGCGGGCATATCGGGTGAGTCGCTGTTTCGACCTCTCCTGGTCGAATTTATTCCGACACTTGCTCGCAAGGCGGATGAATCGGATGCAGGAGACGCAGCATTGACGTGTCTAAAGCATCTCAGAGAAGCCCACGAACAGGGGTTAGAATACGGCTCGGAAGCGGTAGTCCGACTTAGTCACGAAGGCTTCCGGACAACACTCAGGGATGAGACGGAGACATCGGTTTCTGCAGAACTCGAACTAATGAGTTGGTATTTCGCACTTGTGGAGCTTCGAGAGACCGCAAAAATCGACTCAGAAGATCACTATCGCTTTCTCGCGGCCGAGCTGGAATCCTACCGTAACCTATTGGAAAACGAGGAAAGGACTGAGTTTTACGCCGATTACTCTGTCTTCGAGGGTGCTTTCATGACCGCAATTCGAATCCTGAGAAGCGCGATTGATTCTGGTCCCGGTGACCCTGACGTGGAGATTCGCGATCTCTGGCACTTAGAATTAGATTCGTATGCTGCCCGTACGGCACTAATCATTGCAACCTTCCGGCTACTGTGCTCTCTTACCGAACTAGCGGTCACAGACACCGGAGAACAGGATATGTGTGTGTCCCCTTCCACACTCCATCGAACTTGGTCAAGTGTCGCCCAGGCCGCGAGTCGGCTAGAAGCCGCACCTGCAATCCCGTTCTACAGAGGCTTGATAGAGACCGGGTTCGTGATTTCAGTAAAGACTGACGGTGACCAGTCAGCAGACCCAGTGAGGAAATGGCAAAAGACCATCTCCCAAGTGCACGAAGATGCTCCATCCGCTGTTGAAGAGGCATTCAAGCGAGTGTATCCGCAGACAGGAACCCGGCGACGTCGGACAGCGACTCTTCCCCAACCACTTCTCCGGCTTTCGGAATTTAAGCCCATCCGAGAGCATGAGCACGCGGATCGTATCCTGCCGAAACTCCATCCGACAGCGCAGTCTCAGGACCCACAACGCCCACGATAA
- a CDS encoding DEAD/DEAH box helicase, giving the protein MSSSLNPFDALDTVQNSYRNYVETFQNVEDETIESWIDSRIQDGKVLWKEPFVELNQRFEYGRPLTEFVEEERLHQGVLNVFDDDDGDPIEPYKHQSEAIEAIEEGNTIVSTGTGSGKSFAFGIPIVSHCLESKARGEEGVKAVIVYPMNALANSQYEEFAERLDESGLRLGLYTGDTPSNPDSEAEFLQQFGRKESYDCEVISREEMQDDPPDILMTNYVMLDYILTRHEDKKLFPPEHAGALEYLVLDEIHTYTGHQGADVAALIRRLREHTDAGESLTCIGTSATVQSEEGREAEEEIAEFSGRIFGSEVPPERVIEETYYPIHFTGGESLPDTVEVGEDDIRRFDGTADEATKLAERLTARSLRKEETESAAALGEVLLNHPTIAFLDEQLSTESQQIQPSGDVDGAEEITLVERYQDAYRPDVSAAEAQRELQAALLVGTVATTEVQGEQQPIFVPKLHSFFSQGSGLVACLTPEAFNEDDPHLSDAGDIECRHCADEYDRSRRAFPITFCRACGQEYYTVTRSEGGHLTQREVDDLSVDDGATAGYIMRGDWDREEVSLPADWFDDQGRLRDTWEDAVPEPVTYCPEHNKLTDGHRTSGQLACGCFASQGLEAMWSQAEFLFCGNCGVSHTRLGRAMELSKLFKFGTVGRSTATDVLIGSTMQELPDDQQKTIAFSDNRQDTALQAAHINNLYQRVKFRRALYNALTASDKVSLSDIGNRTFDVLDEQDALPDALQTTMFGVPDDEKARFSEYLQFHVLLELQKSQQRGQQSLEDVGLLDVEYENLDQLAELDEQWEGIPELDNAEPAIRHEYCKGYLDLFRRTAAINHEIFTNFGDFRRNTINPLDDEAMFHKQQYFRFPEGFSDTADTSNTQQIHRFTNRRSRHVKWTTRAFDVDVDRAITIVEAVRDLLKDPDKLPLLIEDNVYRGRQAYMLNPSFVRLVAHDASDVSVCPKCKTVVTRKNLKMCLNSSCGNVTPEDTDLQDSYFHDLYTKPFDQAVDIFAAEHSGQIEGDIRKELETRFREGDDLNTIVCTPTMELGIDIGDLSNVFMRNVPPNPSNYAQRSGRAGRQDQPSLVTTFCGSGFGRASHDQYFYQRPQRIIAGEISPPTFLLNNRDLIEAHINALVLEVIDFKFYGKIKQILNIESGGDYEIIESYQKDLREAVRDHREEIITAVEGAFERERSREDYQEWFTGEFIESQVDGFVDALDDAFEAWRIEYTRLTRELRRLNKKLEAQSGEYLERRERDAIERRLEDMRNGGRRFYSYQYLRSQGFLPNYGFPRTSCTLGFTTMEDDIQRDETRAIREFAPGNSVYYRGERHGIKYARPKTRDSEPVTRHKIVCPACQTILMGDDAQEAAGCPTCGESFSGIHTNPSTMELPDMRAQPEENITSDDEERRREGYEISRYYEQRQPHTYELDGDGVSARVTYEPSARIVTVNSGIRGRDDDELQGFALCTECKRWLTSHHQIEEHVDGKCYANADMAAIREGIELYTDGNHDTVTLTTPLPGDVDDDQAESFFRTLKEALYQGVLVEFDLDEEELATFIKPDPKSERAMTIVIHETSEGGAGALHELTNPEKDRFARSIRESLDVLHANDPDGCERACYECLMSFYNQREHPLFDRELVMPWLYGASEMTLVPLDGGVDDDHFEALQDGCESELEREVLAAIRDEGYPLPDSAQETIYDGDEPVVQADFYYNDDSRPQPVIVFVDGPDHDKAHVVQQDDEKRQRLLQLGYRYFSIESPTEVAEKLRTI; this is encoded by the coding sequence ATGAGCTCATCGCTTAACCCCTTCGATGCTCTGGATACAGTCCAGAACTCATACCGCAACTACGTCGAGACGTTCCAGAACGTCGAAGACGAGACAATCGAATCCTGGATCGACTCGCGCATCCAGGACGGCAAAGTGCTGTGGAAGGAACCCTTCGTCGAACTGAACCAGCGATTCGAGTACGGCCGCCCACTCACGGAGTTTGTCGAAGAGGAACGCCTCCACCAGGGTGTTCTCAATGTCTTCGACGACGACGATGGCGACCCGATTGAGCCTTACAAACACCAGTCCGAAGCGATCGAAGCGATCGAGGAGGGCAACACCATCGTCTCGACCGGCACAGGCTCGGGGAAGAGTTTCGCCTTTGGAATCCCGATTGTCTCCCATTGCCTAGAGTCAAAAGCTCGTGGCGAAGAGGGTGTCAAGGCGGTCATCGTCTATCCGATGAACGCGCTGGCGAACTCCCAGTACGAGGAGTTTGCCGAACGTCTTGACGAATCGGGGCTCCGCCTCGGCCTATACACTGGGGACACGCCTTCGAACCCCGATAGTGAGGCAGAATTCCTACAGCAATTCGGCCGGAAAGAGTCCTACGACTGCGAAGTTATCTCCCGCGAGGAGATGCAGGATGACCCGCCGGACATCCTGATGACGAACTACGTCATGCTCGACTACATCCTCACGCGACACGAGGATAAGAAGCTCTTCCCGCCCGAGCATGCCGGCGCACTTGAGTATCTCGTCCTGGACGAGATTCACACTTACACCGGCCATCAGGGTGCCGACGTCGCCGCACTGATTCGTCGTCTCCGGGAACACACGGATGCCGGTGAGTCGCTGACTTGCATTGGGACGTCTGCAACGGTCCAAAGCGAGGAAGGCCGGGAAGCCGAAGAAGAAATTGCGGAGTTCTCCGGTCGAATTTTCGGCTCCGAAGTCCCGCCGGAGCGGGTCATCGAAGAAACCTACTACCCGATTCACTTCACTGGGGGCGAATCCCTTCCGGACACCGTCGAAGTCGGCGAAGACGATATTCGCCGGTTCGACGGCACGGCGGACGAAGCGACGAAACTCGCAGAACGACTTACTGCCCGCTCCCTTCGCAAAGAGGAAACTGAATCCGCGGCCGCGCTCGGTGAGGTCCTCCTCAACCATCCCACGATTGCGTTCCTCGATGAACAACTGAGCACGGAAAGTCAGCAGATACAGCCATCGGGTGACGTCGACGGTGCGGAGGAAATCACGCTCGTCGAGCGCTATCAGGATGCGTACCGTCCTGACGTGAGCGCTGCCGAAGCTCAGCGGGAACTTCAGGCGGCCTTGTTGGTTGGGACCGTTGCGACGACGGAAGTCCAGGGTGAACAGCAGCCGATTTTCGTCCCGAAACTCCACTCTTTCTTCTCACAGGGCTCCGGACTCGTTGCCTGTCTCACGCCAGAGGCGTTCAATGAAGACGACCCTCACCTCAGTGATGCTGGGGACATCGAATGCCGGCATTGTGCGGACGAGTATGATCGTAGCCGCAGGGCGTTCCCAATCACGTTCTGCCGGGCCTGTGGTCAGGAGTACTACACGGTAACGCGATCCGAAGGGGGCCATCTCACCCAACGAGAAGTCGACGACCTCAGCGTCGACGATGGTGCAACCGCTGGCTACATCATGCGGGGTGACTGGGACCGGGAGGAAGTCTCACTTCCCGCCGACTGGTTCGACGACCAAGGCCGGCTCCGCGATACATGGGAAGACGCTGTCCCGGAACCGGTCACGTACTGCCCAGAGCACAATAAACTGACTGACGGTCACCGTACCAGCGGCCAACTGGCGTGTGGCTGCTTCGCGAGTCAAGGCCTCGAGGCAATGTGGAGCCAGGCGGAGTTCCTCTTCTGTGGCAACTGTGGTGTGAGCCACACCCGACTGGGGCGGGCAATGGAGCTCTCGAAGCTGTTCAAGTTCGGCACGGTCGGACGGTCGACCGCGACGGACGTCCTGATCGGGTCGACGATGCAGGAGCTCCCGGACGATCAACAGAAGACGATCGCATTCAGTGACAACCGGCAGGACACCGCCCTACAGGCGGCTCACATCAATAATCTCTATCAGCGAGTCAAGTTTAGACGGGCGCTGTACAATGCCCTCACTGCCAGTGACAAAGTGAGCCTCTCGGATATCGGCAATCGGACTTTCGACGTGCTCGACGAACAGGACGCACTCCCCGATGCTCTCCAGACGACGATGTTTGGGGTCCCGGATGACGAGAAGGCCCGCTTCAGCGAATACCTACAGTTCCACGTCCTTCTAGAGCTGCAGAAGAGCCAGCAGCGTGGGCAGCAGAGCCTCGAAGACGTTGGGCTGCTTGACGTCGAGTACGAAAACCTCGATCAGCTCGCCGAGCTAGACGAGCAGTGGGAAGGTATCCCAGAACTCGACAATGCAGAGCCAGCGATTCGACATGAGTACTGCAAGGGCTATCTCGACCTGTTCCGCCGGACGGCAGCGATTAATCACGAGATATTCACCAACTTCGGCGATTTCCGGCGGAACACGATCAATCCCCTTGACGATGAGGCGATGTTCCACAAGCAGCAGTACTTCCGCTTCCCCGAGGGATTCAGCGACACCGCTGACACCAGCAACACTCAGCAAATCCATCGCTTCACGAATCGCCGCTCTCGTCACGTCAAGTGGACGACGCGAGCGTTTGACGTTGATGTCGACCGTGCCATCACGATCGTCGAGGCGGTCAGAGACCTCCTGAAAGATCCCGACAAACTCCCGCTCTTGATCGAGGATAACGTCTACCGGGGCCGGCAGGCGTACATGCTCAACCCGAGCTTCGTCCGGCTAGTGGCCCACGACGCAAGCGATGTGTCCGTCTGTCCGAAGTGCAAGACGGTCGTTACCCGGAAGAACCTGAAGATGTGTTTGAACAGCAGCTGTGGCAACGTTACCCCTGAGGACACTGACCTGCAGGATTCCTACTTCCACGACCTGTACACGAAGCCCTTCGACCAAGCGGTCGACATTTTTGCGGCGGAACACAGTGGCCAGATTGAGGGTGACATCCGCAAAGAGCTCGAAACCCGGTTCCGGGAGGGTGATGATCTCAATACGATAGTCTGTACGCCGACCATGGAACTTGGAATCGACATCGGCGACCTCTCAAACGTGTTTATGCGCAACGTTCCGCCGAACCCGAGCAATTACGCCCAGCGGTCGGGGCGAGCCGGTCGGCAGGATCAACCCTCTCTGGTGACGACATTCTGTGGGAGCGGATTCGGGCGTGCATCCCACGACCAGTACTTCTACCAGCGCCCACAGCGAATTATCGCTGGGGAGATTTCGCCACCGACGTTCCTGCTCAACAACCGGGATTTGATCGAGGCCCACATCAATGCACTCGTCCTCGAGGTCATCGACTTCAAGTTCTACGGAAAGATCAAACAAATCCTGAATATCGAATCCGGCGGTGACTACGAGATCATCGAGAGCTATCAAAAGGACCTCAGGGAAGCGGTCCGGGACCACCGTGAGGAGATCATCACGGCCGTTGAGGGTGCCTTCGAACGAGAACGCAGCCGTGAGGACTACCAGGAGTGGTTCACGGGCGAGTTCATCGAGTCCCAGGTCGATGGGTTCGTCGACGCCCTTGACGACGCCTTTGAGGCCTGGCGGATCGAATACACTCGGCTCACCCGCGAACTCCGCCGACTGAATAAGAAATTGGAGGCCCAGAGTGGTGAGTACCTCGAACGCCGGGAACGTGATGCGATTGAACGACGCCTCGAAGACATGCGCAATGGCGGCCGGCGGTTCTACTCGTACCAGTATCTCCGGTCCCAAGGGTTCCTTCCGAACTATGGGTTCCCACGGACGAGCTGCACACTCGGGTTCACGACGATGGAGGACGATATCCAGCGCGACGAAACCCGCGCAATCCGTGAGTTCGCTCCTGGGAATAGTGTCTACTATCGTGGCGAGCGCCACGGCATCAAATACGCCCGCCCGAAGACCCGCGACTCCGAGCCGGTAACTCGGCATAAAATCGTCTGTCCGGCCTGTCAGACGATTCTGATGGGTGATGACGCCCAGGAGGCCGCTGGCTGTCCGACCTGTGGCGAGTCATTCAGCGGCATCCACACCAACCCCAGTACGATGGAGTTGCCGGATATGCGCGCACAGCCCGAAGAGAACATCACCAGCGATGACGAAGAGCGCCGCCGGGAAGGGTACGAAATCTCTCGGTACTACGAACAGCGACAGCCCCATACCTACGAGCTCGACGGCGATGGCGTCTCAGCCCGCGTGACCTATGAGCCAAGCGCGCGTATCGTCACAGTCAACAGTGGCATCAGAGGTCGCGATGATGACGAACTCCAGGGCTTTGCCCTGTGTACGGAGTGCAAGCGCTGGCTCACGAGCCACCACCAAATCGAAGAGCACGTCGACGGGAAGTGCTACGCAAATGCCGATATGGCGGCCATCCGAGAAGGAATCGAGCTGTACACCGATGGGAACCACGACACGGTCACTCTCACGACGCCCCTTCCGGGCGACGTCGACGACGACCAAGCCGAATCGTTCTTCCGGACCCTCAAGGAAGCGCTGTATCAAGGTGTACTCGTTGAGTTCGATCTTGACGAGGAAGAACTCGCGACGTTCATCAAACCCGATCCGAAATCCGAGCGGGCGATGACCATCGTCATCCACGAAACCAGCGAAGGTGGAGCCGGCGCGCTACATGAGCTGACCAACCCAGAGAAGGACCGATTCGCTCGCTCGATTCGGGAATCGCTCGACGTCCTTCACGCGAATGACCCTGATGGGTGTGAGCGTGCCTGCTACGAGTGTTTGATGTCGTTCTACAACCAGCGCGAGCACCCCCTCTTCGACCGAGAACTCGTCATGCCCTGGCTGTATGGTGCGAGCGAAATGACCCTGGTGCCACTTGATGGTGGTGTAGATGACGACCATTTCGAAGCACTTCAGGACGGCTGTGAGTCCGAGCTGGAGCGTGAGGTGTTGGCGGCTATCCGCGATGAAGGATACCCACTTCCGGACAGTGCCCAGGAGACGATCTACGACGGCGATGAACCGGTGGTGCAGGCCGACTTCTACTACAACGATGATTCTCGTCCACAGCCGGTCATAGTTTTCGTCGACGGCCCGGACCACGACAAAGCACATGTCGTCCAGCAAGATGACGAGAAACGACAGCGGTTGCTCCAACTGGGCTATCGTTACTTCAGCATTGAGTCGCCGACGGAGGTGGCAGAGAAGCTCCGGACGATATAG
- a CDS encoding Eco57I restriction-modification methylase domain-containing protein, whose protein sequence is MSTESTTEAPRQRETSFIKTSGGLLTEQLLYKLREESCSEDAVQPKTFELPEVDAPDSSGQLEGEISKAWDDLVERWDDISRSNEVFEMDVSAVRNKWLLPLFEALGFAPAYQQSNLEADGIEASLSHRGWASPESINSDAEVPATAPPVLHMIRPDPDQRLDDGDHRGAIGSRKSPHDELQTYLNANAAIEWSVVTDGLTLRVLRDYYHTYARGYVEFDLESIFTNRSYADFRALYRLVHASRFVPRDDESPLESLYQVALATGVKVGQDLQSNVVDALETLGNGFLTPEIRAALQEGGQDAEDQYYQDLLRIVYRLLFLMFAEQRGMMADRGDLYTEDYSINQLRTRAEEHNGRDPNIDLWEGLQVTFDMVGHGVDDEVLHVPGYNGGLFDDDRLEYVAEADCPNHALLEAIYNLTHVEQEGYQQRISYADLGVDEIGAVYESLLEFTPQYAETAIEFEERSVSAGEFYLDDRGMERKETGSYYTKPELVDELIDSALEPLVDDRVDADASPEAQEEALLSIDVCDPACGSGAFLIAANNYLGKRLAEIRSESQYPDESTVREARRSVVQHCLYGVDLNPMAVELAKVSLWINSAVKDQPLSFLDHRIKQGNSLIGATPELIEKGVPADAYETSGGRDWHIGNEVRKRVRSQNRELDDSAQVQAGLDWQYTEQADHVDLAEQLENLDEEAIDDVHRKAELYESFEHAESLETERLAHDVWTAAYYWPLDGSAQECPSPETIERVRREAPHGLDDPNNDIGRMCARAREISETHSFFHWPLEFPLVYEESGGFDCVIGNPPWEKLNFEPRKFFAVSRPDIANASTAAERDEMIEALEDEDPELYEAYTTAAEGSEDAMSYMRNSGRYELTGRGHVNTYALFAEWSLSNINSTGYNGLIVPTGIATDATTQAYFQKIVEERRLSSLYDFENRKGIFPAVHRSFKFSLLTQTGANLQHEEFELAFYLTEIDQLHEDDNRFRLSREEIERINPNTKNCPTFENAQDAALVLEIYDGIEAFIIEGEDDGNPWEAAVHRMYNMADDSGMFRSYADLRDEDWDRSDQVLTRGDETRIGLYESKLTHQYNHRFSTFAGQTDDEIDDGDAQKLTEAELDDPTKLATPRYWIPKEEYDDKSGRDWHISLRDITNATNRRTAIFSVIPKAASGDSLNHVTGPNAEEALLLIAAFNSFTQDFAARQKVGGTHLSHFITRQLPIPDPDRFEELRYDGSPIGDRIKELSLQLTYHATDLDQFAREAGYDGDPFAYTTPNGREREDVRFELEALMAHVYGIDADDFERLFDSFEQIRDEELDEYGHYRTRDEIKERFEEMAPDITTETEVSQE, encoded by the coding sequence ATGAGCACGGAATCTACTACAGAGGCCCCTCGCCAGCGGGAGACCAGCTTCATCAAAACCAGCGGCGGTCTGCTAACCGAACAGCTGCTCTATAAGCTCAGAGAGGAGAGCTGCTCCGAAGACGCTGTTCAGCCAAAGACGTTTGAACTTCCTGAGGTCGACGCACCGGATTCCAGCGGCCAATTGGAAGGCGAGATCAGCAAGGCTTGGGACGATCTCGTCGAGCGGTGGGACGACATCAGCCGGTCAAACGAGGTGTTCGAGATGGACGTCTCCGCAGTGCGTAACAAGTGGCTCTTACCGCTGTTTGAGGCCCTCGGATTCGCCCCGGCCTATCAGCAATCGAACCTCGAAGCTGATGGGATCGAGGCCAGCCTCTCCCACCGTGGGTGGGCCAGTCCGGAGTCGATCAACTCGGATGCTGAGGTGCCTGCGACGGCGCCGCCGGTCCTGCATATGATTCGGCCTGACCCGGACCAACGACTTGACGATGGTGACCATCGAGGAGCGATTGGGAGCCGAAAGAGCCCACATGACGAACTGCAGACCTACCTCAACGCGAACGCAGCAATAGAGTGGAGCGTCGTCACCGATGGGCTCACTCTCCGTGTCCTGCGGGACTACTATCACACCTACGCTCGTGGCTACGTCGAGTTTGACCTTGAGAGCATCTTCACCAATCGGAGCTATGCTGACTTTCGTGCCCTCTACCGGCTCGTGCACGCCTCTCGGTTCGTACCCAGAGATGATGAGTCGCCGTTAGAGTCACTCTATCAGGTCGCACTCGCGACCGGCGTCAAGGTCGGGCAAGACCTCCAGTCGAACGTCGTCGACGCATTGGAGACACTCGGCAACGGATTCCTCACTCCCGAGATCCGAGCTGCTCTGCAGGAAGGGGGACAGGACGCTGAAGATCAGTACTACCAAGACCTCCTTCGGATCGTCTACCGCCTGCTGTTCCTCATGTTCGCCGAGCAGCGAGGGATGATGGCTGATCGCGGTGACCTCTACACCGAAGACTACAGCATCAACCAGCTCCGCACCCGTGCAGAGGAACACAATGGGCGAGACCCCAACATAGATCTCTGGGAGGGCCTACAGGTCACCTTCGACATGGTTGGTCACGGGGTTGACGATGAGGTACTCCACGTCCCAGGCTATAACGGCGGTCTCTTCGATGATGACCGTCTGGAATACGTCGCTGAGGCCGATTGCCCTAACCATGCGCTCCTGGAAGCGATTTACAACCTCACCCATGTCGAACAAGAGGGCTACCAGCAGCGCATCTCCTACGCCGATTTGGGCGTCGACGAGATCGGCGCCGTCTACGAGAGCCTACTCGAGTTCACGCCCCAATACGCGGAGACAGCTATCGAGTTCGAAGAACGGTCAGTCTCTGCCGGGGAGTTCTACCTCGACGACCGTGGAATGGAGCGCAAAGAGACGGGCAGTTACTATACGAAGCCAGAGCTTGTCGACGAACTCATCGATAGTGCGCTCGAACCGCTCGTCGACGACCGCGTCGACGCCGATGCCTCGCCCGAAGCCCAGGAAGAGGCACTGCTGAGCATCGACGTCTGTGACCCTGCATGTGGGAGTGGTGCCTTCCTGATCGCCGCGAACAACTACCTCGGGAAGCGTCTGGCGGAGATCCGAAGCGAGTCACAGTACCCCGACGAATCGACCGTCCGGGAAGCCCGTCGCTCCGTCGTCCAGCACTGCCTCTACGGTGTCGACCTCAACCCCATGGCTGTGGAGCTGGCCAAAGTCAGTCTCTGGATTAACTCCGCGGTGAAGGACCAACCGCTCAGCTTCCTCGATCACCGGATCAAGCAAGGAAATTCCCTGATCGGCGCCACGCCAGAGCTGATCGAGAAAGGCGTCCCCGCGGACGCATACGAGACGTCCGGAGGCCGAGACTGGCACATCGGGAACGAAGTCCGCAAGCGGGTTCGAAGTCAGAACCGTGAGCTCGACGATTCAGCTCAGGTCCAGGCCGGCCTCGACTGGCAGTACACCGAACAGGCAGACCACGTCGACCTTGCCGAGCAGCTCGAAAACCTCGACGAAGAAGCGATCGACGACGTCCATCGCAAAGCCGAGCTCTACGAGTCCTTCGAGCACGCCGAAAGCCTTGAAACCGAGCGGCTTGCGCATGACGTCTGGACCGCTGCGTACTACTGGCCGCTCGATGGCTCCGCTCAGGAGTGCCCCTCGCCAGAGACCATCGAGCGTGTCCGCCGGGAGGCGCCACATGGGCTCGACGATCCCAACAACGACATCGGGCGTATGTGTGCTCGGGCCCGTGAAATCAGCGAGACACACTCGTTCTTCCACTGGCCTCTTGAGTTCCCACTGGTGTACGAAGAGTCGGGTGGCTTTGACTGTGTGATCGGGAACCCGCCCTGGGAGAAGCTCAATTTCGAGCCACGGAAGTTCTTCGCCGTCAGCCGGCCCGATATCGCGAACGCGTCGACGGCAGCCGAGCGTGACGAAATGATCGAGGCACTCGAAGACGAAGACCCGGAACTCTACGAGGCGTACACCACCGCGGCGGAAGGCTCCGAAGACGCGATGTCGTACATGCGGAACAGTGGCCGATATGAGTTGACTGGCCGGGGACACGTCAACACGTACGCGCTTTTCGCTGAGTGGTCACTGAGTAATATCAATTCGACCGGGTACAACGGGCTGATCGTCCCGACCGGCATCGCAACAGACGCGACGACCCAGGCATACTTCCAGAAAATCGTTGAGGAGAGACGGCTGTCTTCTCTCTATGACTTTGAGAACAGAAAGGGGATTTTCCCGGCCGTTCACCGCAGCTTCAAGTTCTCACTTTTAACACAGACAGGAGCCAATCTCCAACACGAAGAGTTCGAGCTCGCGTTCTACCTTACAGAGATCGACCAGTTGCATGAGGACGATAACCGGTTCAGGCTCTCACGCGAGGAAATCGAACGAATCAATCCGAACACAAAGAACTGCCCCACGTTCGAGAATGCACAAGACGCTGCACTCGTCCTCGAGATCTACGACGGTATCGAGGCGTTCATCATCGAAGGAGAAGACGACGGGAATCCCTGGGAAGCGGCGGTTCACCGGATGTACAACATGGCCGATGATTCAGGCATGTTCCGCAGCTATGCCGACCTTCGTGACGAAGACTGGGACAGGTCCGACCAAGTCCTAACTCGGGGCGACGAAACGCGAATCGGGCTGTACGAGTCGAAGCTAACCCATCAGTACAACCATCGGTTTTCGACGTTTGCAGGACAGACCGACGACGAAATCGACGATGGAGATGCTCAAAAGTTGACCGAGGCTGAGCTCGATGACCCCACCAAGTTAGCTACGCCGCGATATTGGATTCCTAAGGAAGAGTACGACGACAAATCCGGACGGGATTGGCATATCTCGCTTCGGGATATCACCAACGCAACTAACAGGCGAACAGCAATCTTTAGCGTAATTCCGAAGGCCGCTAGCGGCGATTCACTCAACCACGTCACTGGCCCCAACGCAGAAGAGGCACTCCTGCTGATTGCTGCTTTCAACTCCTTTACCCAGGATTTTGCTGCCCGCCAGAAGGTCGGCGGGACCCACCTCAGTCACTTCATCACCCGTCAACTTCCAATCCCAGACCCCGACCGCTTCGAGGAACTCAGGTATGACGGGTCCCCGATCGGCGACCGGATCAAGGAGCTCTCCTTGCAGCTGACCTACCACGCAACCGATCTTGATCAGTTTGCTCGTGAGGCCGGCTACGATGGCGATCCGTTCGCCTACACAACGCCGAACGGCCGCGAACGTGAAGATGTCCGGTTCGAGCTGGAGGCGCTCATGGCGCACGTCTACGGCATCGACGCCGATGACTTCGAGCGGCTGTTCGACTCCTTCGAGCAGATTCGGGATGAAGAACTCGACGAGTACGGCCACTACCGAACCCGCGACGAGATCAAGGAACGCTTCGAGGAGATGGCACCGGACATCACGACAGAGACCGAGGTGTCTCAAGAATGA